CAGTATTAAAAATCAATTTCGATAGTTGATACTGTGAACACACAGACTTCACTGCTGCAATCAATGCTGTCGCAACACCACGTTGGCGATAGTCAGGGTGTACCAACAACGAAATTTCTGCTACGGCTTCATCATCAGCATAAATCACTGCAAAACCAATCAACTGCTCATCTGTCACCGCCAAAAAAACATATGGCATCGTGGTATCTAGGTTAAACTGGTTCGATAAATAAACTTGTCGATGCGTTCCATCCTGTGCATGAACCCTTGTTTCTAATGCTCGTATGCGACATCCTTGTTCTGGTGTGAGTTGGTTAAATTGTTCAATTTTCATCATTTTCTCCTTCCATTTGCCAAGTATTATACCACATGAAAAAGAGCAGCATCCAGAGAACTCTGTTGATGCTACTCGTTTAATAGATTCAATTAGTCTTTATCTGTCCATGCCGCGATATTGGCACCTTTCGTAATTTCTGAAATTTTATCTGCCACATCATCGGATTGGTATAAAGAAACAACATGCAAGTATAATGCTTCTTTCGCTTTATCTTTACGGGCAACGACAGCATTTTTATAAGATTCACTGACTTCAGATAATTTTTCAACATCTGAAAAGACAGCATCTTTAATGGATAATCCATTATCTAGCGCATAGTTTGTATTAATCACGGCTGCATCCACATCTTTTAAAGCTGTGGCTACTTGCGCTGCATCTAGTTCTTCAAACTTAAATTTTTTATCGTTTTTCGTAATATCTTTTACTGTTGGTAAAATACCTGCTTTATCATCAACTTCAATTACACCCGCTAATTCTAAGGTTAATAACGCACGCCCACCATTCGTTGGATCGTTTGGAATCGCAATGGTTGCACCTTCTGATAAATCTGCTAAATCTTTTACTTTGTCAGAATATACACCCATAGGTGACACATAAGTAAAGCCAATCGGTTGTAAATCTTCTTTGTTTTCTTTATTCCATTCTTCTAAATAAGCAATATGTTGAAACGCATTAAGGTCTAACGAACCATTGGCTACCGCTACGTTTGGTTGAACATAATCATTGAATAATGTTACTTCAATTTTAATACCTTCTTTTGCTGCTTTTTCTGCTACATATTCCCATACTTTGACCTCATCATCCCCAGCTACTCCAACCTTAACCGTTGAATTTTCAAACGGTTTTTCCTCGGCATGCGCCACGGGTAATACACCTGCTGTTAAAAATGTGGCAACTGCTGCAATACTTAATTTTTTCCAATTGAATTTCATAATTATTTCCTCTTTCTCTCTCTTTTTTGTTTTTTTCTACTCTTTTAATAATAAGTGCAATGTCCCAATTAATTTCCCCTTCTTTTGTGGGAGCAAACGCCATTAGTCTGATTTATGCACACCAATGACTTCGAC
The genomic region above belongs to Aerococcaceae bacterium zg-1292 and contains:
- a CDS encoding MetQ/NlpA family ABC transporter substrate-binding protein, producing MKFNWKKLSIAAVATFLTAGVLPVAHAEEKPFENSTVKVGVAGDDEVKVWEYVAEKAAKEGIKIEVTLFNDYVQPNVAVANGSLDLNAFQHIAYLEEWNKENKEDLQPIGFTYVSPMGVYSDKVKDLADLSEGATIAIPNDPTNGGRALLTLELAGVIEVDDKAGILPTVKDITKNDKKFKFEELDAAQVATALKDVDAAVINTNYALDNGLSIKDAVFSDVEKLSEVSESYKNAVVARKDKAKEALYLHVVSLYQSDDVADKISEITKGANIAAWTDKD